One Pseudomonas brassicacearum genomic region harbors:
- a CDS encoding 2-dehydro-3-deoxy-6-phosphogalactonate aldolase → MLTQALAHNGLIAILRGLRPEEAAAIGDVLYSAGFRVIEVPLNSPEPYESIRILRSTLPSDCLIGAGTVLTPEQVEQVKAAGGQVIVMPHSDPKVLRAAKAAGLYLSPGVATPTEAFAALAEGAHVLKMFPAEQMGPAVVKAWLAVLPAGTVLVPVGGITPDNMAVFVEAGVKGFGLGSGLFKPGMTADEVAVRAKAYVVAWNALN, encoded by the coding sequence ATGCTCACACAAGCACTGGCGCACAACGGGCTGATCGCAATCCTGCGCGGTCTGCGTCCCGAGGAGGCGGCCGCCATTGGCGACGTCCTCTACAGCGCCGGATTTCGTGTTATCGAAGTGCCGCTCAATTCCCCCGAGCCGTACGAAAGTATTCGCATCCTGCGCAGTACCTTGCCCTCCGATTGCCTGATCGGTGCCGGCACGGTGCTTACGCCGGAACAGGTCGAGCAGGTGAAAGCCGCCGGCGGCCAAGTGATCGTCATGCCCCACAGCGACCCGAAAGTACTGCGGGCGGCGAAAGCGGCAGGGCTCTATTTGTCGCCAGGCGTCGCCACACCCACCGAAGCCTTTGCCGCACTGGCCGAAGGTGCCCACGTGTTGAAGATGTTCCCGGCTGAGCAAATGGGCCCGGCGGTGGTCAAGGCCTGGCTGGCAGTGCTGCCGGCCGGGACCGTGCTGGTGCCGGTGGGCGGGATTACGCCGGACAACATGGCGGTGTTCGTCGAGGCTGGGGTCAAGGGTTTTGGCCTCGGTTCCGGGCTGTTCAAGCCAGGGATGACGGCCGATGAGGTGGCGGTGCGCGCCAAGGCCTACGTGGTCGCGTGGAATGCCTTGAACTGA
- a CDS encoding 2-dehydro-3-deoxygalactonokinase, whose protein sequence is MQAQLIALDWGTTSLRAYKLAAGGEVLEQRSLSSGIMQLPSGPRTLAGRVCIDGFELAFDEACGDWLDAQPGLPVIACGMVGSAQGWREAPYCDTPANVANLGHSLQTVRSLRGVDVHIVPGVIQRSRLPNVMRGEETQVLGALHSLPNEAVLIGLPGSHSKWVEVADGCIVHFDTFMTGEIFAVLSDHSILGRTQQRGATFDGQAFDRGVQVALSVDGQIGPLSTVFSARSLGLTGELGASAQADYLSGLLIGHELTALATVQRRRRDSIHLPTVVLIGNSQLCARYQRALDACGFARVTLAEQATERGLWQLAVAAGLLDSTASR, encoded by the coding sequence ATGCAGGCGCAATTGATTGCGCTCGATTGGGGGACCACCTCATTACGGGCTTACAAACTCGCCGCCGGGGGCGAGGTGCTCGAACAGCGCTCGCTGTCCTCGGGGATCATGCAGTTGCCTTCCGGGCCGCGGACCCTGGCCGGTCGCGTGTGCATCGACGGCTTCGAACTGGCCTTCGACGAGGCCTGCGGCGATTGGCTCGATGCGCAGCCAGGCCTGCCCGTCATTGCCTGCGGCATGGTCGGTAGCGCTCAAGGCTGGCGCGAAGCGCCTTACTGCGACACGCCCGCCAACGTCGCCAATCTCGGACACTCCCTACAAACCGTACGCAGTCTTCGCGGTGTCGATGTGCATATCGTGCCGGGAGTGATCCAGCGTTCACGGTTGCCCAATGTGATGCGCGGTGAAGAGACCCAGGTGCTCGGCGCCTTGCATAGCCTGCCGAACGAAGCGGTGCTGATCGGCCTGCCCGGTAGTCATTCCAAATGGGTGGAAGTCGCCGACGGTTGTATCGTGCATTTCGACACCTTCATGACCGGCGAGATCTTCGCCGTGCTCAGCGACCACAGCATTCTCGGCCGCACCCAGCAGCGCGGCGCGACGTTCGACGGTCAGGCCTTTGATCGTGGTGTGCAGGTGGCGCTGTCGGTGGACGGCCAGATCGGCCCGTTGTCCACCGTGTTCAGCGCCCGCAGCCTGGGCTTGACGGGCGAACTGGGGGCCAGCGCCCAGGCGGATTACCTCTCTGGCCTGTTGATTGGCCATGAGCTGACGGCGCTGGCCACGGTACAGCGTCGGCGGCGCGACAGCATCCACCTGCCGACGGTGGTGTTGATCGGCAATTCCCAACTCTGTGCCCGTTATCAACGGGCCCTCGACGCCTGCGGTTTCGCCCGGGTGACCCTGGCCGAGCAGGCCACCGAACGTGGTTTGTGGCAACTGGCCGTGGCGGCCGGACTGCTCGACTCCACCGCATCGCGTTAA
- a CDS encoding glutathione S-transferase family protein — protein sequence MGQLLKILGRTSSINVRKVLWTCQELEIAYEREDWGIGFSSTHDPAFLALNPNAQVPVIIDENGVLWESNTICRYLVGKHGRSDLLPVEPAARARIEQWMDWQATELNPSWGYAFHALVRKNPDFQDPQRIAAGIKGWNEKMGLLEQQLNRTGAYVAGADFSLADVLIGLSVHRWRQAPMERPDYPAVAAYCKRLEQRPGFAEYASAAHS from the coding sequence ATGGGACAACTGTTGAAAATCCTCGGCCGCACTTCCTCTATCAACGTCAGAAAAGTGTTGTGGACCTGCCAGGAACTGGAAATCGCCTACGAACGCGAAGACTGGGGCATAGGTTTTTCCTCGACCCATGATCCGGCATTCCTGGCACTCAACCCCAACGCCCAAGTGCCGGTGATCATTGATGAGAACGGTGTGCTCTGGGAATCAAACACGATCTGTCGTTATCTGGTGGGCAAGCACGGGCGCAGCGATCTGCTGCCGGTCGAGCCTGCTGCCCGGGCGCGGATCGAACAGTGGATGGATTGGCAGGCGACGGAACTCAACCCGTCCTGGGGCTACGCGTTCCACGCACTGGTGCGCAAGAATCCGGATTTCCAGGACCCGCAGCGCATTGCCGCCGGGATCAAAGGCTGGAACGAGAAGATGGGGTTGCTGGAACAACAGTTGAACCGCACCGGCGCCTATGTGGCCGGTGCAGATTTTTCCCTCGCCGATGTGCTCATCGGCCTGTCCGTGCACCGCTGGCGCCAGGCGCCCATGGAGCGTCCCGACTACCCAGCCGTGGCCGCCTACTGCAAACGCCTCGAACAACGGCCGGGGTTTGCCGAGTACGCATCCGCCGCGCACTCATGA
- a CDS encoding GNAT family N-acetyltransferase, producing the protein MSIEIRPAQPSDAPQILAFITELADYEKARHEVIASVADIERSLFSEGATAHGLICLRDGVPIGFAVFFFSYSTWLGSNCLYLEDLYITPEQRGGGAGKTLLRHLAKVACDNDCGRFEWSVLDWNTPAIEFYKSLGAQPQEEWVRYRMDGKVLRDFAQGN; encoded by the coding sequence ATGTCGATCGAGATCCGTCCTGCGCAACCCAGCGATGCGCCTCAAATCCTTGCCTTCATCACTGAGCTGGCCGATTACGAAAAGGCCCGCCACGAGGTCATCGCCAGTGTGGCGGACATCGAGCGTAGCCTGTTCAGCGAGGGTGCGACCGCCCATGGGCTGATCTGCCTGCGTGACGGCGTGCCGATTGGTTTCGCGGTGTTTTTCTTCAGTTACTCCACTTGGCTGGGCAGCAACTGCCTGTACCTCGAAGATTTGTACATCACGCCGGAACAACGCGGCGGCGGGGCGGGCAAGACCTTGTTGCGCCACCTGGCGAAAGTGGCCTGTGACAATGATTGCGGTCGTTTCGAGTGGAGCGTGCTGGACTGGAACACCCCGGCTATCGAGTTCTACAAATCCCTCGGTGCGCAACCCCAGGAAGAATGGGTGCGCTACCGAATGGACGGTAAGGTGCTACGGGATTTCGCCCAGGGCAACTGA